The Chloroflexota bacterium genome segment GCGCCCAATTGCTCAAAGGCTCGCCGGTCAAAGTTTGCGCCGTCGTCGGCTTCCCGCTCGGCGCAAACCCACCTGAGGTGAAGGCCTTTGAAACCCAGCAAGCGATTGACGAGGGCGCATCCGAGATTGATATGGTGATCAACATCGGCGCGATCAAGTCGAAAGACTGGGAGCAGGCAACCCGCGACGTTCGAGCCGTGGTGCGCGCCGCTCATGCCAACGGCGCGATTGTCAAAGTGATTATCGAGGCCGCCCTGCTGACCGACGAGGAGAAAGTGGCCGCCTGCCTGATCTCCAAAGAGGCCGGGGCCGACTTCGTCAAAACATCCACCGGCTTCGGGCCGGGCGGGGCCACTGCCGCCGATGTGGCCCTGATGCGAAAAGTAGTCGGGCCGGGACTGGGCGTGAAGGCGGCGGGCGGCATTCGCAACCTGCTCGACGCCCAAAAGATGATCGAGGCCGGGGCCAACAGAATCGGGGCCAGCGCCGGGGTGAAGATCGTGGCCGAGGCTGGCGGGGTTACGCCAGCAG includes the following:
- the deoC gene encoding deoxyribose-phosphate aldolase is translated as MADEQRAAQTGQQLCGRECENGLCVQVCVERVQSVLAAGADRLSAGVGALPADQAIAAMIDHTLLKPEATPDQIAQLCYEARKHNFASVCVNPTHVKLCAQLLKGSPVKVCAVVGFPLGANPPEVKAFETQQAIDEGASEIDMVINIGAIKSKDWEQATRDVRAVVRAAHANGAIVKVIIEAALLTDEEKVAACLISKEAGADFVKTSTGFGPGGATAADVALMRKVVGPGLGVKAAGGIRNLLDAQKMIEAGANRIGASAGVKIVAEAGGVTPAGKY